The following are encoded in a window of Roseimaritima ulvae genomic DNA:
- a CDS encoding CAP domain-containing protein: protein MSRHLLYRLLMYLFIVGTFGILVSHAGALPAQDTGVDQAVKRIVFANEHRADAQLYFVDEQGAETLYGEIPAGETIEQQSYAGHRWRLKAGDVVLGDYVASDAPLARVPVRPGMGGDGGGRVAAASGPQAWQSVRTQRKFVLEADGTWSDRTPDGAALGYRVHELNGENLTLVSPNGEYTLLNNSGLYQTDGEVWQLIEEGRFTKRASNAAHANRQPNDGTVTNRVWQSDANPDNPDQITLREGAGGNWVMAYTGGQLQLRVVAQQGNNVTLTSKDGSQYIVTANSIEQPYSVDDSPDGESRTRTLATGQWQSATITPDGGPTAGPEMQAQRFQPGQIDLGAAGAAPTAGGATGSSVSPADAAAALKVHNDARQRVRVQPLQWSAELARDAQAYAERLAQADNGLNHDPSLGNDGDGENLSWVSGGNAGAEYGAKDWLEERPIWEQNGAGDTGHYTQMVWHGSKQVGIGVARSASGGVFIVGRYRPGGNMTGEPPYPGSKPIQ from the coding sequence ATGTCGCGCCACCTCCTCTATCGCTTGCTGATGTACCTTTTCATCGTCGGCACCTTCGGCATCCTCGTCTCGCACGCTGGTGCGTTGCCTGCTCAGGATACTGGAGTCGACCAGGCGGTGAAGCGAATCGTGTTCGCCAACGAGCACCGAGCGGATGCTCAATTGTATTTCGTGGACGAACAGGGGGCGGAAACGCTGTACGGTGAGATTCCAGCGGGTGAAACGATCGAGCAGCAATCCTATGCGGGGCACCGCTGGCGGCTGAAAGCGGGCGATGTCGTGTTGGGCGACTATGTGGCTTCCGACGCTCCCTTAGCTCGCGTGCCCGTGCGGCCGGGGATGGGCGGCGATGGGGGTGGAAGGGTTGCCGCAGCCAGCGGTCCTCAAGCGTGGCAGTCCGTCCGCACACAGCGAAAATTTGTACTCGAAGCGGATGGTACATGGAGTGACCGGACGCCAGACGGTGCGGCACTTGGCTACCGCGTCCATGAGCTGAACGGCGAAAATCTCACATTGGTCTCCCCGAATGGAGAATACACCTTGCTCAATAACTCAGGCCTATACCAAACCGACGGCGAAGTCTGGCAGCTGATCGAGGAGGGACGGTTCACGAAGCGGGCGTCGAATGCCGCACACGCTAACCGTCAACCGAACGACGGGACCGTAACGAACCGAGTCTGGCAAAGCGACGCCAATCCCGACAATCCCGATCAAATCACCTTGCGTGAAGGCGCTGGCGGAAACTGGGTGATGGCCTACACCGGAGGCCAACTGCAATTGCGGGTGGTCGCCCAACAAGGCAACAACGTGACGTTGACCTCGAAGGATGGAAGCCAATACATCGTCACCGCGAACTCGATCGAACAACCCTATTCGGTAGACGATTCCCCTGACGGCGAAAGTCGCACCAGGACGCTGGCGACAGGCCAATGGCAATCCGCCACGATCACCCCCGATGGCGGCCCGACCGCGGGTCCTGAAATGCAGGCCCAGCGATTTCAACCCGGTCAGATCGATCTAGGCGCCGCCGGCGCGGCCCCCACAGCGGGCGGAGCAACCGGCTCCAGTGTGTCACCCGCCGATGCCGCCGCGGCCCTAAAAGTTCACAACGACGCCCGGCAACGCGTCCGCGTGCAACCGCTGCAATGGTCGGCCGAACTGGCTCGCGATGCCCAGGCTTACGCGGAAAGACTGGCCCAAGCGGATAACGGATTAAACCACGATCCATCTCTAGGGAATGATGGCGATGGCGAAAATCTCTCTTGGGTATCCGGCGGCAATGCAGGTGCCGAATACGGTGCCAAGGATTGGCTGGAAGAACGGCCAATCTGGGAACAAAACGGTGCAGGAGATACCGGACACTACACCCAAATGGTCTGGCATGGCAGCAAACAAGTAGGCATTGGAGTGGCCCGCAGTGCTTCCGGCGGCGTGTTTATCGTGGGTCGCTATCGCCCCGGTGGAAACATGACGGGTGAGCCTCCCTATCCCGGATCCAAACCGATCCAGTAG
- a CDS encoding RNA polymerase sigma factor → MAKVPFPWRSGCILETTSATLLNRLHDKPDQAAWQDFAQLYSPMVYAWGRRLGLSDADANDLTQDVLLTLLRQMPEFRYDPQKSFRGWLRTVAVNRARDFLRRAHHKNQPLEGAEYRVAEDFDEVAFISDREYEQALSQRVLAFIRTAFEETTWKACWLTVVEGRLPADVAGELGITVNAVYLAKARVLRRLRLELAVWLD, encoded by the coding sequence ATGGCAAAGGTCCCGTTTCCCTGGCGCAGTGGGTGCATTTTGGAAACCACATCGGCAACCTTGCTGAATCGTTTGCACGACAAGCCGGACCAAGCGGCATGGCAAGATTTTGCGCAGTTGTATTCCCCCATGGTGTATGCCTGGGGACGTCGCCTGGGCTTGTCGGACGCGGATGCGAACGATTTGACACAGGACGTATTGCTCACTTTGCTGCGGCAGATGCCCGAGTTTCGTTATGACCCGCAGAAAAGCTTTCGTGGTTGGCTGCGGACCGTTGCGGTCAACCGGGCGCGTGACTTTCTTCGTCGTGCGCATCACAAAAACCAACCTCTGGAGGGAGCGGAGTACCGGGTTGCGGAAGATTTTGACGAGGTCGCATTTATTTCTGACCGCGAGTACGAGCAGGCGTTGTCGCAGCGTGTGTTGGCGTTTATTCGAACGGCATTTGAAGAGACCACCTGGAAGGCCTGTTGGTTGACGGTGGTTGAGGGCCGCCTGCCGGCCGATGTGGCCGGCGAACTGGGCATCACCGTCAATGCGGTCTACCTTGCCAAAGCGCGCGTCCTGCGACGGTTGCGTCTGGAACTGGCTGTCTGGCTCGACTAA
- a CDS encoding Lpg1974 family pore-forming outer membrane protein encodes MKIKTLFGAMLGMLALNFGIASAAEPLAVDGSAVQLASCETCPTVCCVPPWAHRSGVFGDLLILRARDAEVGFASTVNGNVPEGRVGILDPEYDFGFRLGLAKALDNCSSLSLSYTGFFSEQNDSLDTAAPLSLTKNLVHPNEANAGTNVLSAAGEYEIDFQFADLDYRFVVLSNSRTAANVTIGARYGNLDQELSVVYAGAGLTETITTDIDFDGVGARLGFDIEHHGHRGLFVYGKTSASFLAGEFDATYLHSSTADPVRVASNWEAGRLMSIIDLELGVGWQHCSGWRVSGGYTFSSWLNTVKTADWIDAVRNNADNYRDLDDEFTFDGFVGRVEYRF; translated from the coding sequence ATGAAGATCAAAACACTCTTTGGAGCGATGCTCGGAATGCTCGCTTTAAACTTCGGCATTGCTTCGGCAGCCGAACCGCTGGCGGTCGACGGCTCCGCCGTTCAGCTGGCTTCCTGCGAAACCTGCCCCACGGTTTGCTGCGTGCCGCCCTGGGCCCATCGTTCGGGCGTGTTCGGGGATCTGCTGATTCTGCGTGCTCGCGACGCAGAGGTCGGCTTCGCCTCGACCGTCAACGGCAACGTCCCCGAAGGTCGGGTGGGAATCCTCGATCCCGAATACGACTTTGGGTTCCGCCTCGGGTTGGCCAAAGCGCTCGACAATTGCAGCAGTCTCAGCCTGTCCTACACCGGCTTCTTCAGCGAGCAGAACGACAGTTTGGATACAGCGGCCCCATTGTCGTTGACCAAAAACCTGGTGCATCCCAACGAAGCCAATGCCGGCACCAATGTGCTGTCCGCCGCTGGCGAATATGAGATCGACTTCCAGTTTGCCGACCTGGACTACCGATTTGTCGTTTTGTCCAATAGCCGCACCGCAGCCAACGTGACCATTGGCGCTCGTTACGGCAACCTGGACCAAGAACTGAGCGTAGTTTACGCCGGTGCCGGCTTGACCGAAACGATCACCACCGACATCGATTTCGACGGTGTGGGAGCACGCTTGGGCTTTGACATCGAACACCACGGTCATCGTGGTCTGTTTGTGTACGGCAAGACCAGCGCCAGTTTCTTGGCCGGTGAATTTGACGCCACCTACCTGCATTCCAGCACCGCCGACCCGGTACGAGTCGCTTCCAACTGGGAAGCCGGGCGTCTGATGTCGATTATCGATCTGGAACTGGGCGTTGGCTGGCAGCACTGCTCGGGCTGGCGCGTCTCGGGCGGCTACACGTTCAGCTCGTGGTTGAACACCGTCAAGACGGCCGACTGGATCGACGCGGTTCGCAACAACGCCGACAACTATCGTGACCTCGACGACGAGTTCACTTTCGACGGCTTTGTTGGTCGCGTCGAATACCGCTTCTAA